The candidate division KSB1 bacterium genome includes a window with the following:
- a CDS encoding tetratricopeptide repeat protein: MMHRLHEAQLRHANYYVSLLSKANELYQQGKAQIIAALNLLGEEWANIQAGQAWTVNQAKSNKEAARLCCQFATSGYYLLKGYLPPLKIIEWLDAAIEISQSYGWRNFEGLCYGHRGTSEFDLGRNHEAINSIEQALAIFRQTNDWTNQCIFLNLLGEVYRKLGQIDEAISIHQYTLSLASENHFYSEIGHAHNHLGNDYYVQGKFYQAMEHYQKFLEFAKHTHSYVDEGIALGNLANAHCEISDLVHARKCYEQELMIARETGDRAAEGQSLSNLGTCYLDSDNWEQAVACFEQRLEITREIKDHHGEAIALGNLGIAYQRKQDYPRALRFLSEALRLTRETGYRQGECQVLGNLGTLYQELNDISEAILHHEQQLEIAQKIGDRHSEGQAWNNLGVCYARSNKPQKARECLEKRIIIAQEIGDRRGEAYALSNLGNIHSQTKNFDQALHCYKRSLTLMQEIGDHRGEGNVLANLSLIMQQLGDLPQARSYAARALEIFSSIKDPTALRVRRHLEYLNRLF, encoded by the coding sequence ATGATGCACAGGCTACATGAAGCACAGCTACGACATGCGAACTATTATGTGTCGCTCCTTTCAAAAGCCAATGAATTATATCAACAGGGAAAAGCCCAAATTATAGCAGCTTTAAACTTATTGGGAGAGGAATGGGCTAACATTCAAGCAGGTCAGGCCTGGACCGTGAATCAGGCTAAATCAAATAAGGAGGCTGCAAGATTGTGCTGTCAATTTGCGACGTCAGGTTACTATCTGCTGAAAGGATATCTACCGCCTTTGAAAATTATCGAATGGCTCGATGCTGCAATTGAGATTTCCCAAAGCTATGGCTGGCGCAATTTCGAAGGGCTGTGTTACGGACATCGTGGTACCTCAGAGTTTGATTTAGGGCGCAATCACGAAGCAATCAATAGCATTGAACAAGCGTTAGCAATTTTTCGACAGACCAATGACTGGACCAACCAATGCATTTTTCTTAACCTCCTTGGCGAAGTGTATCGAAAATTAGGCCAGATTGACGAGGCCATTTCAATTCATCAATACACTTTATCGCTCGCCAGCGAAAACCATTTTTATTCTGAAATCGGACACGCACACAATCATTTAGGCAATGATTATTATGTCCAGGGCAAGTTTTATCAGGCAATGGAACATTATCAAAAATTTCTGGAATTCGCTAAACATACGCATAGCTACGTCGATGAAGGCATCGCTTTAGGGAATCTTGCGAATGCTCATTGCGAGATTAGTGATTTGGTTCACGCACGGAAATGCTATGAACAAGAATTGATGATTGCTCGGGAGACAGGGGATCGTGCGGCTGAAGGTCAGTCTCTAAGTAATCTTGGTACTTGCTATCTGGATTCAGACAATTGGGAACAAGCGGTTGCCTGTTTTGAGCAGCGGTTAGAAATTACGCGTGAGATCAAAGATCATCATGGCGAAGCGATAGCACTGGGCAATCTGGGAATTGCCTATCAGCGCAAGCAGGATTATCCACGGGCATTACGCTTTTTATCTGAGGCTCTCAGGCTCACCAGAGAAACAGGCTATCGTCAGGGGGAATGTCAGGTGCTGGGTAATTTGGGAACGTTATATCAAGAGCTAAATGATATATCCGAGGCCATCCTCCATCATGAACAACAACTTGAAATCGCCCAGAAGATTGGTGACCGTCATTCTGAAGGCCAGGCCTGGAATAATCTGGGCGTGTGTTACGCCCGATCAAATAAGCCACAAAAAGCTCGAGAATGTCTTGAAAAACGGATAATTATCGCTCAAGAAATCGGAGACCGACGCGGTGAAGCTTATGCTCTAAGCAATTTAGGTAATATCCATAGCCAGACTAAGAATTTTGATCAAGCCCTTCATTGCTATAAGAGGTCCCTGACGCTGATGCAGGAAATTGGGGATCATCGGGGAGAAGGAAATGTTCTGGCAAATTTGAGCTTGATCATGCAGCAGCTTGGCGATCTTCCTCAAGCCAGGTCTTATGCGGCGAGGGCATTAGAAATTTTTAGCTCGATCAAAGATCCTACAGCGCTGAGAGTAAGGCGACATCTGGAATATTTGAATCGTTTGTTTTAA